In Haematobia irritans isolate KBUSLIRL chromosome 1, ASM5000362v1, whole genome shotgun sequence, a genomic segment contains:
- the mRpL1 gene encoding mitochondrial ribosomal protein L1: MLSLLSSSMRTLVVRQQITGNAVRTLNTTAVCEAARKGTREKARKKKVKVEVKKVGFIPHNERDNKLNILRENKHVDDSWKQVSTDNCYIGKYYRWPVYTVAEAIQCHRETHHPSMYNEPNAPLIVHVEMNMKAEKSTRFVDNFQRMAMMPNKFDHGEERRILVFTKGNDEIAEARQAGATLVGGVELIKDITNGELLLTDYQYVIAHPNILPELVALRGLMKRKFPNPKSETLGTNLSEMIRRFSDGISYTATKDEHQQDFGLITTTIGTLNMDAKHLEENLRSLLMDINTVRPKREGKFITRVLLKSPPSREQLKIDPFLYVPEMYEKSSSGSVKKSTKSTVIENNEDDDEDIEVEKKKAASSN, encoded by the exons atgttATCATTATTGAGCAGTTCCATGCGAACTTTGGTGGTACGCCAACAGATTACTGGTAATGCTGTGCGTACATTAAATACAACTGCAGTTTGTGAGGCAGCTAGGAAGGGAACACGCGAAAAGGCTCGTAAGAAGAAAGTTAAAGTTGAAGTGAAAAAAGTTGGATTTATTCCCCATAACGAAAGAGACAATAA ATTAAATATACTACGTGAAAATAAGCATGTGGACGATTCTTGGAAACAAGTGTCAACAGACAATTGTTATATTGGAAAATACTATCGTTGGCCAGTCTATACAGTGGCTGAAGCTATACAATGTCATCGTGAGACACATCATCCCTCCATGTACAATGAACCCAATGCTCCCCTAATTGTCCACGTTGAAATGAATATGAAAGCGGAAAAATCGACCAGATTTGTGGATAATTTTCAGCGAATGGCAATgatgccaaataaatttgatcatGGTGAAGAGAGACGGATATTGGTGTTCACAAAAGGAAAT GATGAAATAGCCGAAGCCCGACAAGCTGGGGCAACTTTAGTTGGTGGCGTTGAACTTATCAAGGATATTACAAACGGTGAACTTCTACTCACAGACTATCAATATGTTATAGCACATCCAAATATATTGCCCGAATTAGTAGCATTGCGTGGTTTAATGAAACGTAAATTTCCCAATCCTAAATCGGAAACATTGGGAACAAATCTTAGCGAAATGATACGTCGTTTTTCCGATGGCATAAGCTATACAGCAACCAAGGATGAACATCAACAAGATTTTGGCTTAATTACAACAACCATAGGTACATTAAATATGGACGCCAaacatttggaagaaaatctACGGTCACTTCTAATGGATATTAATACCGTGAGACCGAAACGTGAAGGCAAATTTATAACACGAGTCTTGCTAAAAAGTCCCCCAAGTCGTGAGCAATTGAAAATTGATCCATTTTTATATGTGCCAGAAATGTATGAAAAATCAAGCAGTGGTAGCGTTAAGAAATCGACCAAGAGTACGGTAATTGAGAATAACGAGGATGATGACGAAGACATTGAAGTGGAGAAAAAGAAAGCAGCTTCCAGTAATTAA
- the LOC142222201 gene encoding uncharacterized protein LOC142222201, protein MSVEDRFKFLLKIEDLKWYEQRRNFFERPRLTGLYNVDYDKFYPSDTIKYHLKSKNQIVYPLDLNGTSEFSLKYRTQKHFYHGLMHTIFGGTSMFAKEKEEHAGDIELTNVYSRHGVLENIMEFCYGKLYFNVLVSRCNGQLFIIKELEKEEEFDRSQVVFHHMRLSELVFRDSQSAVEDGRKEYDDNRFQILTHKTSLGRYNLHYVGRTQGILANGQDCMKINDLRTLNNQRFVAVKQMWAEMKGNEQRLLKYWLQGYLSNIKDLFIAYKDSDGIVREPMEHFRLCDIPKKCSWKPNVCTVFLLSFLNKVERLMQNVDSLDTVYKFSFNGKHKTVFYKIYEGKSEYSFIPNEYADFIKERF, encoded by the exons aTGTCGGTCGAAGATCGATTTAAATTCCTTCTAAAAATCGAAGACCTCAAATGGTACGAGCAGAGGAGGAATTTTTTTGAACGTCCTCGATTAACAGGCCTGTACAACGTTGACTACGATAAGTTTTATCCATCGGATACGATCAAATATCATTTAAAATCAAAGAACCAAATCGTCTATCCATTAGATTTGAATGGCACATCCGAATTCTCTCTTAAGTATAGAACACAAAAACATTTCTATCATGGTCTTATGCATACAATATTTGGTGGGACATCCATGTTCGCCAAAGAAAAAGAAGAGCATGCGGGCGATATAGAATTAACAAATGTTTATTCTCGACATGGGGTACTCGAAAATATTATGGAATTTTGTTATGGAAAGCTATACTTTAATGTGCTAGTGTCGCGTTGCAACGGGCAATTGTTTATTATAAAAGAGCTAGAAAAGGAAGAGGAGTTCGACCGCAGCCAAGTAGTATTCCATCATATGCGGTTATCTGAATTAGTCTTCA gGGATTCGCAGTCAGCTGTTGAAGATGGAAGAAAAGAATACGACGATAATAGATTTCAAATATTGACTCACAAAACTTCTTTAGGACGCTACAATCTGCACTATGTTGGCAGAACACAAGGTATACTTGCAAATGGACAAGACTGCATGAAAAT AAATGATTTAAGAACTCTGAATAACCAACGATTTGTGGCTGTAAAACAAATGTGGGCAGAAATGAAAGGCAATGAGCAACGCCTATTGAAATATTGGCTTCAGGGATATTTATCCAATATTAAAGATTTGTTTATAGCCTACAAGGACTCCGATGGAATTGTTAGAGAACCAATGGAACATTTTCGTTTATGTGATATACCAAAG AAATGTTCCTGGAAACCTAATGTTTGTACTGTATTTCTTTTGAGTTTTCTAAATAAGGTTGAACGATTAATGCAGAACGTAGATTCTTTAGATACCGTTTATAAGTTTAGTTTTAATGGTAagcataaaacagttttttacaaaatttacgaaGGAAAATCTGAATATTCATTCATTCCAAATGAGTATGCGGATTTTATAAAAGAAAGATTTTGA